The following coding sequences are from one Apodemus sylvaticus chromosome X, mApoSyl1.1, whole genome shotgun sequence window:
- the LOC127675655 gene encoding melanoma antigen preferentially expressed in tumors-like: MDTKDPPTLLDLAIRCLLRNEHAAIQALEEIPRELFIPLFTAAFAGRHKNTLTAMVKVWPFTCLHIGVLSVQEPQRELLKAMVESLQFLPVSNSAARSPKLRILDLRQDAGCKTVCPEITTKSTICFHSCTYSEHSILKTEDQESLSSSNSEAQPSKLAMELLVDLSLDGTLRESDFFALLLNKVEQSLGSLHLCCRDLQINNLCECRHALSHLDLKCVDHLAVDQASLSEVTTLLSHVIQLDRLSLSKITCRSLNGRTFRSFITQLRRMDHLKELNLSSFCLTDHLENVLRVLPAGLDFLYLPFCGLSYSDFKFLSECPQANHLKLLNISNNPMYWEDCEPFYYLLQNVSGTLQHLAINHCLLTDSTISVLIPALTRCSQLRVLSFSSNPITMPMLMRILELLTPLKELKYVIYPIPVHCYGRWHFQGSLDRQKLADVQTQLKLMLQEAERCDMNWITYSD; encoded by the exons ATGGATACCAAGGACCCACCCACACTGTTGGATCTTGCTATACGGTGTCTACTACGTAATGAGCATGCAGCAATTCAAGCTCTAGAGGAGATCCCAAGGGAGCTTTTTATTCCATTGTTCACTGCTGCCTTCGCGGGTAGGCACAAGAATACACTGACAGCAATGGTAAAGGTTTGGCCCTTTACCTGTCTCCACATTGGGGTATTAAGTGTGCAGGAACCCCAGCGTGAACTCCTGAAAGCCATGGTTGAAAGTCTTCAGTTCCTCCCTGTCTCGAACTCAGCTGCTAG GAGCCCTAAACTGAGGATCCTAGATTTAAGGCAGGATGCTGGCTGCAAGACCGTATGTCCTGAGATCACTACTAAGTCAAcaatttgttttcattcttgtaCTTACTCTGAGCACTCTATCTTAAAAACTGAAGACCAGGAGAGTCTTTCAAGTTCAAACTCTGAGGCTCAGCCCTCCAAGCTGGCTATGGAATTACTAGTGGACCTTTCCCTTGATGGTACCTTGAGGGAAAGtgatttttttgctttgcttctgAATAAAGTAGAGCAGAGCCTAGGCTCTCTGCACCTGTGCTGCAGAGATTTGCAAATTAATAATTTGTGTGAATGCAGACATGCATTAAGCCATCTGGATCTGAAATGTGTTGATCACCTGGCAGTTGATCAGGCTTCTCTTAGTGAAGTCACCACCCTTCTATCTCATGTGATACAACTGGACAGACTTAGCTTGTCTAAAATCACATGTAGATCTTTGAATGGGAGAACCTTTAGAAGTTTTATCACCCAACTGAGGCGTATGGATCACCTAAAAGAGCTCAATTTGTCTTCATTCTGCCTCACAGATCATCTTGAAAATGTCCTGAG AGTCCTACCTGCTGGTTTGGATTTCTTGTATCTGCCATTCTGTGGACTTTCTTACAGtgacttcaagtttctctctgagTGCCCTCAAGCTAACCATTTAAAGCTACTGAATATCAGCAACAATCCAATGTATTGGGAAGATTGTGAGCCATTTTATTATCTCCTGCAGAATGTTTCTGGCACCttgcagcatctggcaattaatcATTGCCTTTTAACAGATTCTACAATATCTGTTCTTATCCCAGCCCTAACCCGATGCTCTCAACTCCGAGTGCTTAGCTTTTCTTCAAATCCAATTACCATGCCTATGCTCATGAGAATTCTTGAGCTCTTAACACCATTGAAGGAGCTTAAATACGTGATTTATCCAATTCCTGTGCATTGCTATGGGAGGTGGCATTTTCAAGGCAGTTTGGATAGGCAGAAGCTTGCCGATGTGCAGACACAATTGAAATTAATGctacaggaggcagaaaggtgCGACATGAATTGGATCACTTACTCTGATTAA